A genome region from Trichoderma asperellum chromosome 7, complete sequence includes the following:
- a CDS encoding uncharacterized protein (EggNog:ENOG41) has product MTAAGKNNEPSALAIRRVTHDKILLFGDSLTELSSNIHTLSFALTPALQHYYFRKLAVVARGYGGYSSMHLKHALLPTLRAETAAGEAIKLLVVEMGTNDAAERDIQTVPVEKYSENLQWIVEQARNAGVERIILVGPGPVDENMLEPPVYNRVMRNLKYSEAAKAVAKRCGVPFIDMWHTMMSHVGWQEGQPVPGIFGTSQTVLKDVLDDGIHLTGKGYRIWYNELLAIIEADFPELKSEALPTVLPHIFDVDRDNLPETLWQEVKVKE; this is encoded by the coding sequence ATGACGGCGGCCGGCAAAAATAATGAGCCATCGGCTCTGGCCATTCGGCGAGTTACGCACGACAAAATCCTCCTCTTTGGAGACTCCCTCACAGAACTTAGCAGTAACATCCACACACTTTCATTTGCTCTCACGCCTGCACTACAGCATTACTATTTTCGCAAACTTGCCGTGGTTGCAAGAGGATATGGAGGCTACAGCTCGATGCATCTGAAACATGCGCTGCTGCCCACATTGCGTGCGGAaacagcagctggagaggcGATCAAGTTATTGGTGGTAGAGATGGGCACAAACGACGCCGCGGAGCGTGATATACAAACCGTGCCAGTGGAAAAATACAGCGAAAATCTCCAGTGGATTGTGGAGCAAGCCAGAAACGCAGGCGTTGAGAGAATCATATTGGTGGGCCCAGGGCCTGTTGACGAGAACATGCTTGAACCTCCCGTATACAACCGAGTGATGAGAAATTTGAAATACTCGGAAGCCGCAAAAGCCGTTGCAAAACGCTGTGGTGTGCCATTCATCGACATGTGGCATACGATGATGTCGCACGTGGGATGGCAAGAAGGACAGCCAGTGCCAGGCATATTCGGTACAAGCCAGACGGTACTGAAAGATGTATTAGACGACGGAATTCATCTAACTGGTAAGGGCTACAGAATATGGTACAATGAGCTCTTGGCAATAATCGAAGCCGACTTTCCAGAGCTAAAATCTGAAGCGCTGCCAACGGTACTGCCACATATATTTGATGTTGACAGGGATAATTTGCCTGAAACGTTGTGGCAAGAGGTTAAAGTGAAAGAGTGA
- a CDS encoding uncharacterized protein (EggNog:ENOG41), whose translation MTFKNQTICTINSCPSRQQQAFLPLDTFIASNSETIMMAQTMLDNQPLEFEPTIFDIPTPTTEPMPTVLATILQKLYERYFEIFHPIIPIINRTRFEHELSQPCPTVELQALSYAMGALAAFSVPELQDYASFYHEQARNLIDLCERQESGDSLENINILQAYVILTLYELKQPNFARAYLTLGRAIKLVQILGLENAKSDSRMYARWGLSKQSSHSISPAEQEEKRRVFWSLFIFDSFASLRSNICPTFTGVINVPLPSSSEYPDFLDETMPRLDEVFGLTETISLSSFAADTLMISLYQRYFRHIESSYDETSQGFWETHYAIDKAVEHCRKTLLAPHMNGNCGNDPLAIGLRMNLNTLKINLHETALFRVEKDQLPENLAVEANSKCAFAVIDIVKAVQVGMQLTGSRAVTFRQLDRFFVWPITTAIQVCFRMIYNGADDFASYISFLRILSHAMKEIIDPEQISPGLLENAEARIADAARSVRKK comes from the exons ATGACCTTCAAGAATCAGACGATCTGTACAATAAACAGTTGTCCCAGCAGACAGCAACAAG CGTTCTTACCGCTCGACACTTTTATAGCTTCCAATTCTGAGACTATCATGATGGCTCAGACCATGTTGGATAACCAACCTTTAGAATTTGAGCCTACAATTTTTGACATCCCAACACCGACTACTGAGCCTATGCCCACGGTCTTGGCTACAATTCTGCAGAAGCT CTATGAACGATACTTTGAAATTTTCCATCCCATAATTCCCATTATCAACCGAACTCGCTTTGAGCATGAACTATCGCAGCCATGTCCCACCGTTGAGTTGCAGGCTTTGTCCTATGCCATGGGAGCCTTGGCGGCATTTTCTGTGCCAGAACTGCAGGACTATGCAAGTTTTTATCATGAACAGGCTCGCAACCTTATTGACCTTTGCGAGAGGCAAGAGAGTGGTGATTCATTGGAGAATATCAATATTCTACAAGCTTACGTGATATTGACACTATATGAACTTAAGCAGCCAAACTTCGCTCGAGCCTATCTGACACTGGGTCGCGCAATCAAGCTAGTTCAAATATTGGGCTTAGAAAATGCGAAAAGCGATTCCCGAATGTATGCACGATGGGGCCTAAGTAAACAGTCCAGTCATTCCATCAGTCCggcagagcaagaagagaagcggcGAGTTTTCTGGAGCCTCTTTATTTTTGACTCGTTTGCCAGCCTCAGATCAAACATCTGTCCAACCTTTACAGGAGTC ATTAATGTTCCGCTCCCCAGCTCCAGCGAGTATCCAGACTTCTTGGATGAAACGATGCCGAGGCTGGATGAAGTATTTGGGCTAACGGAAACTATTTCACTGTCGTCATTTGCAGCCGACACCCTTATGATTTCTCTTTACCAGCGCTACTTTAGACATATTGAGTCCTCTTATGATGAGACATCGCAGGGATTCTGGGAGACTCACTATGCTATTGACAAAGCCGTCGAGCATTGCCGAAAAACTTTGTTAGCGCCGCATATGAACGGCAACTGTGGCAATGATCCACTTGCCATAGGGCTGCGAATGAATCTAAACACCCTAAAGATCAATTTGCACGAGACAGCGCTTTTTAGGGTCGAGAAAGATCAGCTGCCGGAGAATCTTGCCGTGGAAGCAAACTCCAAATGTGCCTTTGCCGTTATCGACATTGTTAAAGCTGTTCAGGTGGGCATGCAGCTGACGGGCAGTAGAGCGGTTACTTTCCGACAGCTGGACCGATTCTTTGTCTGGCCTATTACGACTGCCATCCAAGTATGTTTCCGAATGATATACAATGGAGCAGACGACTTTGCGTCCTATATCAGTTTTCTCCGCATCCTTTCCCATGCAATGAAGGAAATTATCGACCCGGAACAAATCTCTCCGGGGCTGTTAGAGAACGCAGAAGCCAGGATCGCGGATGCGGCACGAAGTGTACGGAAGAAGTGA
- a CDS encoding uncharacterized protein (EggNog:ENOG41): MSTATNEVSNEEPATLSSMAGHEEDIIHQTVEEAALKSTAVSTQRISSSLRRRACDTCRARKVRCDRQDPPCNRCVKMGVACHYSGRTKPTNSRMGMSRFLETLNNRLKQAEAQLASTHLMQQNQPQFSVAWRDVDRTGLPTKPSPPHKTPSQEEAQSHWSSVPAPTYPTYDLQESDDLYNKQLSQQTATRWFNQTSVTTSATSAKEASAFLPLDTFIASNSETIMMAQTMLDNQPLEFEPTIFDIPTPTTEPMPTVLATILQKLYERYFEIFHPIIPIINRTRFEHELSQPCPTVELQALSYAMGALAAFSVPELQDYASFYHEQARNLIDLCERQESGDSLENINILQAYVILTLYELKQPNFARAYLTLGRAIKLVQILGLENAKSDSRMYARWGLSKQSSHSISPAEQEEKRRVFWSLFIFDSFASLRSNICPTFTGVINVPLPSSSEYPDFLDETMPRLDEVFGLTETISLSSFAADTLMISLYQRYFRHIESSYDETSQGFWETHYAIDKAVEHCRKTLLAPHMNGNCGNDPLAIGLRMNLNTLKINLHETALFRVEKDQLPENLAVEANSKCAFAVIDIVKAVQVGMQLTGSRAVTFRQLDRFFVWPITTAIQVCFRMIYNGADDFASYISFLRILSHAMKEIIDPEQISPGLLENAEARIADAARSVRKK, from the exons ATGAGTACGGCAACAAATGAGGTCTCCAACGAGGAGCCAGCAACCCTCTCATCCATGGCTGGTCACGAGGAAGACATTATTCACCAAACTGTAGAGGAGGCAGCATTAAAGAGCACAGCGGTATCAACGCAAAGAATAAGCTCATCTCTAAGAAGGCGCGCGTGCGACACGTGTCGAGCGCGCAAAGTCAGATGCGATAGACAGGATCCACCGTGTAATAGATGCGTCAAGATGGGAGTAGCATGTCACTATTCTGGCCGAACGAAGCCGACAAATTCCAGGATGGGCATGTCGAGATTTCTTGAGACGTTGAATAACAGACTCA AACAAGCAGAGGCCCAGCTGGCTTCTACACATTTGATGCAGCAGAATCAACCGCAGTTTTCAGTGGCATGGAGAGACGTTGACCGCACTGGACTACCAACAAAACCCTCGCCACCGCATAAAACCCCATCCCAAGAAGAGGCCCAATCGCACTGGAGTTCTGTGCCCGCTCCTACATATCCTACATATGACCTTCAAGAATCAGACGATCTGTACAATAAACAGTTGTCCCAGCAGACAGCAACAAGGTG GTTCAACCAAACGAGCGTCACCACATCAGCTACATCAGCTAAAGAGGCCTCAGCGTTCTTACCGCTCGACACTTTTATAGCTTCCAATTCTGAGACTATCATGATGGCTCAGACCATGTTGGATAACCAACCTTTAGAATTTGAGCCTACAATTTTTGACATCCCAACACCGACTACTGAGCCTATGCCCACGGTCTTGGCTACAATTCTGCAGAAGCT CTATGAACGATACTTTGAAATTTTCCATCCCATAATTCCCATTATCAACCGAACTCGCTTTGAGCATGAACTATCGCAGCCATGTCCCACCGTTGAGTTGCAGGCTTTGTCCTATGCCATGGGAGCCTTGGCGGCATTTTCTGTGCCAGAACTGCAGGACTATGCAAGTTTTTATCATGAACAGGCTCGCAACCTTATTGACCTTTGCGAGAGGCAAGAGAGTGGTGATTCATTGGAGAATATCAATATTCTACAAGCTTACGTGATATTGACACTATATGAACTTAAGCAGCCAAACTTCGCTCGAGCCTATCTGACACTGGGTCGCGCAATCAAGCTAGTTCAAATATTGGGCTTAGAAAATGCGAAAAGCGATTCCCGAATGTATGCACGATGGGGCCTAAGTAAACAGTCCAGTCATTCCATCAGTCCggcagagcaagaagagaagcggcGAGTTTTCTGGAGCCTCTTTATTTTTGACTCGTTTGCCAGCCTCAGATCAAACATCTGTCCAACCTTTACAGGAGTC ATTAATGTTCCGCTCCCCAGCTCCAGCGAGTATCCAGACTTCTTGGATGAAACGATGCCGAGGCTGGATGAAGTATTTGGGCTAACGGAAACTATTTCACTGTCGTCATTTGCAGCCGACACCCTTATGATTTCTCTTTACCAGCGCTACTTTAGACATATTGAGTCCTCTTATGATGAGACATCGCAGGGATTCTGGGAGACTCACTATGCTATTGACAAAGCCGTCGAGCATTGCCGAAAAACTTTGTTAGCGCCGCATATGAACGGCAACTGTGGCAATGATCCACTTGCCATAGGGCTGCGAATGAATCTAAACACCCTAAAGATCAATTTGCACGAGACAGCGCTTTTTAGGGTCGAGAAAGATCAGCTGCCGGAGAATCTTGCCGTGGAAGCAAACTCCAAATGTGCCTTTGCCGTTATCGACATTGTTAAAGCTGTTCAGGTGGGCATGCAGCTGACGGGCAGTAGAGCGGTTACTTTCCGACAGCTGGACCGATTCTTTGTCTGGCCTATTACGACTGCCATCCAAGTATGTTTCCGAATGATATACAATGGAGCAGACGACTTTGCGTCCTATATCAGTTTTCTCCGCATCCTTTCCCATGCAATGAAGGAAATTATCGACCCGGAACAAATCTCTCCGGGGCTGTTAGAGAACGCAGAAGCCAGGATCGCGGATGCGGCACGAAGTGTACGGAAGAAGTGA
- a CDS encoding uncharacterized protein (EggNog:ENOG41) translates to MPGTISFLKQSFPGAPTFTEKDVPDLQGKTIIVTGSNTGLGKEIAQIVYSKNAKVYMMARSEEKTNKAIDSIKAAVPSSRGELLYLKLDLSDIPSAKASAEEFLRREQNLHLLFNNAGVGYPEKGSKSKQGYELQLGVNCLGTFTFTKALTTSLISAAKTAPVNSVRVIWVSSSAAEAVSTKDYIENLSQVEKLGAFEQYCVSKLGNYWHAAEFAARYKDNGIISIPLNPGNLDSDFWRTQGALMTCILRKTLLYPPIYGAYTNLFAAFSPEVTIERSGTFVAPWGKFWNVSREMIDGTRPKSQGGSGIAASFWEWTEAQVERYIR, encoded by the exons ATGCCTGGCACCATCAGCTTTCTGAAACAGTCTTTTCCGGGTGCTCCCACCTTTACGGAAAAAGATGTTCCTGACCTACAAGGAAAA ACTATTATTGTCACTGGCTCCAATACTGGCCTCGGTAAAGAAATTGCCCAGATCGTCTATTCCAAGAACGCCAAGGTATACATGATGGCACGATCCGAGGAAAAGACCAACAAAGCCATCGACAGCATCAAGGCCGCCGTCCCAAGCTCAAGGGGCGAACTTCTCTACTTGAAGCTTGACCTCTCTGACATCCCCAGTGCCAAAGCTTCCGCAGAGGAATTTTTGCGTCGAGAGCAGAACCTCCATCTACTTTTTAACAATGCTGGTGTTGGGTATCCAGAGAAGGGTAGTAAATCTAAGCAGGGCTACGAGCTTCAGCTGGGCGTAAACTGCCTTGGAACCTTTACCTTCACAAAAGCCCTGACAACTTCCCTCATATCAGCCGCTAAAACTGCGCCAGTTAACTCTGTTCGTGTCATATGGgtttcatcttcagcagctgaggCTGTTTCGACCAAAGATTATATTGAAAACTTATCCCAGGTGGAAAAGCTGGGAGCTTTTGAACAATACTGTGTCAGCAAGCTAGGAAATTACTGGCATGCCGCAGAGTTTGCTGCCCGCTACAAGGATAATGGAATAATCTCCATTCCTTTGAACCCTGGTAACCTCGATTCAGACTTTTGGCGCACTCAAGGTGCCCTCATGACATGTATCTTGAGAAAGACACTTTTATACCCTCCGATTTATGGTGCTTATACAaatctttttgctgctttctcCCCTGAAGTCACTATCGAGAGATCGGGCACTTTTG TCGCACCGTGGGGTAAGTTCTGGAATGTCTCTAGGGAGATGATTGACGGTACGAGACCAAAGTCTCAAGGAGGCTCTGGCATTGCAGCCAGCTTCTGGGAGTGGACCGAGGCTCAGGTTGAGCGCTACATCAGGTGA
- a CDS encoding uncharacterized protein (EggNog:ENOG41~SECRETED:SignalP(1-15)~CAZy:AA1): MLLLLLFARLLAAWSLPTNAPPTQVREFDLVVTWAKHAPDGFSRNMFLINEQSPGPTIEVEQNDWVIVRVKNKSCYNTTIHFHGIEMLGTPWSDGVPGLSQRAIPPGGHFVYQFSASQYGSYWYHSHFHGQIEDGLYGPVIIHPLPESQKPFHLISSDPVAIAAMVRAERNVKPVAIADLNHFTSEEKWNMALASGIEDSCYDSILFNGKGRVQCLAAAEVAANLSDEQKAYLALGNATSMTDKSCLPPKVLAALGDPSQSNLSAIPAGAFTGCKETKGSIEVLRTQYSELDTQNWLSLTIIGSLNFITAMVSIDEHDMWIYSMDGAYIEPQKAQALVLTNGDRYGIMVNIKKVGKFNIRCNAVSAPQVLTGHAILEVQGYGKSNESESQPYISITGVPLSKNVTVFNQDIAAPFPPEPISKTADALYKLNMRLDGASYLWALNSTRLMPATLDSDKTPILFKKPEVVHDNTTISTRNGTWIDLVLFASTIPMPPHPIHKHNNKMFQIGGGDGDFPWASVEEAINEKPELFNLINPPRRDSFASRPAINSTTWIVVRYQVVNPGAWLLHCHISNHLLGGMSVIIQDGVDKWPKVPEKYLDWKF, encoded by the exons ATGCTTCTCCTACTTCTCTTTGCGCGGCTGTTAGCAGCATGGTCGCTTCCAACTAATGCCCCTCCAACACAAGTACGCGAGTTTGACCTTGTGGTGACTTGGGCTAAGCATGCGCCGGATGGCTTCTCACGTAATATGTTCTTGATCAATGAGCAGTCTCCGGGTCCTACAATTGAGGTTGAACAGAATGATTGGGTGATTGTGCGTGTCAAGAACAAATCCTGTTACAACACCACTATACACTTTCATG GCATTGAAATGCTAGGCACGCCATGGTCTGATGGTGTCCCAGGGCTTTCCCAGCGCGCTATTCCACCCGGCGGCCACTTTGTCTACCAATTCTCAGCATCACAGTACGGCAGCTACTGGTACCACTCGCACTTTCATGGCCAGATAGAGGACGGTTTATACGGACCAGTTATtatccatcctcttcctgAAAGTCAGAAGCCCTTCCACTTAATATCTTCCGACCCTGTTGCTATTGCCGCAATGGTAAGGGCAGAGCGCAACGTCAAACCCGTTGCAATCGCAGATCTGAATCATTTCACCTCGGAAGAAAAATGGAATATGGCATTGGCTAGTGGTATTGAAGACTCGTGTTATGACTCAATATTGTTTAATGGCAAAGGACGCGTGCAGTGTCTTGCTGCAGCCGAAGTTGCAGCCAATTTGAGTGACGAACAAAAGGCTTATTTGGCGCTGGGTAACGCAACGTCCATGACAGACAAGTC GTGCCTACCCCCGAAAGTGCTCGCTGCATTGGGCGACCCAAGCCAGAGCAACCTCTCTGCTATTCCAGCCGGAGCTTTTACCGGCTGCAAGGAGACCAAAGGCAGCATTGAAGTTCTTCGAACCCAGTATTCTGAACTGGACACCCAAAATTGGCTCTCATTGACCATCATTGGTTCATTAAACTTCATCACAGCGATGGTATCCATCGACGAGCACGATATGTGGATATATTCTATGGATGGCGCATATATAGAACCTCAAAAAGCACAAGCTCTTGTTTTAACCAATGGAGATCGTTATGGCATCAtggttaatattaaaaaagttggAAAGTTCAATATTCGCTGCAATGCAGTGAGCGCTCCTCAAGTATTGACCGGTCACGCAATCTTGGAGGTACAGGGCTACGGCAAGAGCAACGAGAGCGAGTCGCAGCCATACATCAGCATCACAGGCGTACCATTATCGAAGAATGTGACGGTATTCAACCAAGACATAGCAGCGCCATTTCCACCGGAGCCAATTTCTAAGACGGCCGATGCGCTGTATAAGCTCAACATGAGGCTTGACGGGGCGTCTTATCTTTGGGCTTTGAACTCGACTCGTCTTATGCCCGCCACTCTCGATAGTGACAAAACACCTATTTTGTTTAAAAAGCCTGAAGTTGTGCATGACAATACAACTATTTCAACGCGAAATGGCACTTGGATTGACCTCGTATTGTTCGCCAGCACAATACCCATGCCGCCACATCCAATTCACAAACACAACAACAAAATGTTTCAAATtggaggcggcgatggcgactTTCCTTGGGCTTCAGTAGAAGAAGCTATAAATGAGAAACCGGAGTTATTTAATCTCATAAACCCACCTAGGAGAGATAGCTTCGCGTCAAGACCGGCGATTAACTCAACCACGTGGATTGTAGTACGTTATCAAGTTGTGAATCCTGGTGCCTGGCTGTTGCATTGCCACATTAGCAACCATCTCTTGGGTGGCATGTCGGTTATTATTCAAGATGGTGTAGACAAGTGGCCAAAAGTGCCTGAGAAATATTTAGATTGGAAATTTTGA
- a CDS encoding uncharacterized protein (EggNog:ENOG41) translates to MAQETFNFSGLPIEIRALIWEATLPPPRIFHIKGTAEFGLEKALTFHKRHPPPIALRICSESRTVALRNGGFFLAHVGGAGPWFNPKRDILYFDRNQRHMLRSRGGKSRIRGWEQALHVGIEWRAWFRDVPRQTAPGDEFIRLHWRSVVRGLYLHMPALEGIHYVLPRVRHKGGVTWGREPYGVTKYQAELVHLPETTEIPWAGAGLGIRNAVHNGAAAGNAAPEVLVIPGVAEGSRTMLSMTTWGDIKADMEKALEEELKGDQEDQVVELDWTLVGEEEGNVESKKCIFPGNQLPEVVGWWLLRQEAPMEEHPSIREFLT, encoded by the coding sequence ATGGCCCAAGAGACATTCAACTTTTCCGGCTTACCCATAGAAATCCGCGCCCTTATTTGGGAGGCcactcttcctcctccgcgGATATTCCACATCAAGGGCACGGCAGAATTCGGTCTGGAAAAGGCCCTTACCTTCCACAAGCGGCATCCTCCACCCATCGCGCTCCGCATATGCTCCGAGTCACGTACTGTGGCCCTTCGCAATGGAGGCTTCTTCCTCGCTCATGTTGGCGGCGCAGGGCCGTGGTTTAATCCAAAGCGTGACATCTTGTATTTCGACCGCAACCAGCGCCACATGCTGCGCTCCAGAGGCGGAAAGTCTCGGATTCGTGGATGGGAACAGGCATTACACGTTGGGATAGAATGGAGAGCCTGGTTCCGAGACGTGCCACGGCAGACTGCCCCTGGAGATGAATTTATCCGCCTGCATTGGCGGAGCGTCGTGAGAGGACTTTATCTACATATGCCTGCACTAGAAGGTATTCACTATGTCCTTCCGCGAGTGCGCCACAAAGGAGGCGTTACATGGGGGCGGGAGCCATACGGCGTGACCAAGTATCAAGCCGAGTTGGTGCATTTACCAGAGACGACTGAGATACCATGGGCTGGTGCGGGACTGGGCATCCGAAACGCGGTGCACAAtggagcagcggcagggAATGCGGCTCCAGAAGTCTTGGTGATCCCAGGCGTGGCCGAAGGGAGCAGGACGATGCTGAGCATGACTACGTGGGGAGATATCAAAGCCGATATGGAGAAAGCGCTGGAGGAGGAATTGAAGGGGgatcaagaagaccaagTTGTCGAGCTAGATTGGACCTTGGTGGGTGAAGAGGAAGGCAATGTGGAGAGCAAAAAGTGCATATTTCCAGGAAATCAACTACCTGAAGTTGTGGGATGGTGGCTCTTGAGGCAAGAGGCGCCAATGGAAGAACACCCGAGTATAAGGGAATTTTTAACCTAG
- a CDS encoding uncharacterized protein (EggNog:ENOG41~TransMembrane:1 (i30-49o)), producing the protein MMALSHDYFVPRSHFNENPKHPASHIVSKVKLLIIALAATSVFVPAIIWPSLLPRFPLGYAADRKFLYEIGVCETATADALNITIYQDVPLAPSPLPPSHAASDGEAIIELFQNLSRTTTWKSIANISFEGDTFEPEGLVRLGPDRFVVSSGEYTELTKKYPRPINGTDRTPGKGFAHLMVFNGKGERIADATITNQGATEYHNGGIDYDGQSIWGAVSQYRPNSTAYVYKTSPSNLKPKIILRHNDHLGGVVHNTVNNSLTTLNWGSRDAFTWALNKVVPDGCSTREPQAAVQNPSYFVDYQDCKWLGQSEFYRGTSVMLCSGVAALDGQYHLGGIALVDVQTMRPLAEVPIMLQSALGVRMTQNPVDVSVEDGKLRFYWLPDQRNSTLYVYEAA; encoded by the coding sequence ATGATGGCTCTGTCTCATGATTATTTTGTTCCCCGGAGCCATTTTAACGAGAATCCGAAGCATCCGGCTAGTCATATCGTCTCAAAAGTGAAACTTTTGATAATCGCTCTCGCAGCCACATCAGTTTTTGTCCCCGCCATCATCTGGCCCAGTTTACTTCCTAGATTTCCTCTCGGATATGCTGCTGATAGAAAATTTCTTTATGAAATCGGAGTGTGTGAAACTGCCACAGCAGACGCTTTGAATATAACCATCTACCAAGATGTACCTTTAGCGCCGTCACCACTCCCGCCGTCGCACGCGGCATCCGATGGAGAGGCAATCATTGAGCTGTTTCAAAATCTCAGCAGGACAACAACTTGGAAAAGCATTGCAAATATCAGCTTCGAAGGCGATACGTTTGAACCTGAGGGCCTAGTCCGCCTTGGTCCGGATCGCTTCGTGGTGAGCAGCGGGGAGTACACCGAGCTCACGAAGAAGTATCCTCGCCCTATCAATGGGACAGATCGGACACCAGGGAAGGGATTTGCTCATCTGATGGTGTTTAACGGGAAGGGAGAGCGCATTGCTGATGCCACGATTACAAATCAAGGAGCGACAGAGTATCATAATGGTGGAATCGACTATGATGGGCAGTCGATTTGGGGAGCAGTTTCACAATATCGACCAAACAGCACGGCATATGTTTACAAAACTAGTCCATCAAACCTGAAGCCCAAGATTATTCTGCGTCACAATGACCATCTGGGTGGCGTTGTACACAATACCGTCAACAACAGCCTTACAACGCTCAACTGGGGAAGCCGAGATGCGTTCACTTGGGCTCTCAACAAGGTAGTTCCAGATGGCTGCTCCACCCGGGAACCACAGGCTGCAGTCCAAAACCCCAGCTATTTTGTGGACTACCAAGACTGCAAATGGCTGGGCCAAAGCGAATTTTACCGTGGCACGAGTGTGATGCTTTGCTCTGGAGTGGCCGCCTTAGACGGTCAATACCACCTCGGCGGGATTGCACTAGTTGATGTCCAGACGATGCGTCCATTAGCTGAAGTACCTATCATGCTTCAGAGCGCTCTTGGAGTAAGGATGACGCAGAACCCTGTCGATGTGAGTGTGGAAGATGGAAAATTGAGATTTTATTGGCTTCCGGATCAGAGGAACAGTACGTTGTATGTGTATGAAGCTGCTTAG
- a CDS encoding uncharacterized protein (TransMembrane:1 (o69-90i)), which yields MKTTGISRGIKAAVSAKTFSQNCGGNKSRYTHNMSDNQMSFHSRITRSSYLDRRNDTSETQTSSGSHDYVPIIAMSVIVVVIIIALVLLAQYTKVLDRKRSTQEGDDPENAKNASKIERLDQMVPSKTYTNWKGDSRNADNPLIQGATFISWYVFMPTP from the exons ATGAAGACAACCGGTATATCTCGTGGTATTAAAGCCGCGGTTTCCGCCAAGACGTTTTCTCAAAACTGCGGCGGAAACAAATCGCGATATACCCACAATATGAGCGACAATCAAATGTCATTTCATTCTAGGATAACGAGATCATCCTATTTGGATCGGCGGAATGATACAAGCGAAACGCAAACTTCAAGTGGTAGCCATGACTACGTTCCTATAATTGCCATGTCCGTCATTGTTgtagtaattataatagcaCTTGTTTTACTTGC GCAGTATACCAAGGTTCTCGATCGTAAAAGGTCAACTCAAGAGGGAGATGATCCGGAAAATGCCAAAAATGCCAGTAAAATTGAACGATTGGACCAAATGGTGCCAAGCAAGACGTATACAAACTGGAAGGGAGATAGCAGAAATGCAGACAATCCGTTAATACAGGGAGCTACATTTATTTCTTGGTATGTCTTTATGCCCACGCCTTAG